In Leucobacter insecticola, one DNA window encodes the following:
- a CDS encoding MetQ/NlpA family ABC transporter substrate-binding protein produces the protein MSLKKAGLITASLTALALTLTGCSSPASDETSAETVKIGVVGASDPYWDTFVAAAADEGITVELKDFSDYNQPNPALSAGELDLNQFQHIVYLADYNVANNDDLVPIGSTAIYPLGVFSTKHTKLSEIPEGGKVAIPADPTNRARALNVLESAGLIKLKDGGTLFSTPADIDTAASKITVTEMDAAFTATSLSDVDAAVVNNDFVTEAGLKFDEALYQDDPEDEGAKFFVNVFAAKKADADNPTYKKLVEIYQNTEKVQAGVFENSGDSAILLKTPASELQQYLKDSEEQVRKNK, from the coding sequence ATGTCACTGAAAAAAGCGGGTCTGATAACCGCGTCACTCACTGCCCTTGCCCTCACCCTGACCGGGTGTTCAAGCCCGGCATCTGACGAGACTTCAGCCGAGACCGTCAAAATCGGCGTAGTGGGAGCGAGCGATCCCTACTGGGATACTTTCGTCGCAGCAGCGGCTGACGAGGGAATCACGGTCGAGCTCAAGGACTTCAGCGACTACAACCAGCCGAACCCCGCGCTGAGCGCTGGTGAACTGGATCTGAATCAGTTCCAGCACATCGTGTATCTTGCCGACTACAACGTCGCGAACAACGATGATCTGGTGCCGATCGGCTCGACGGCGATTTACCCGCTGGGCGTCTTCTCCACGAAGCACACGAAGCTTTCTGAGATCCCCGAGGGTGGCAAAGTGGCGATTCCCGCCGACCCCACGAACCGTGCCCGTGCGCTGAACGTCTTGGAGTCCGCCGGTCTCATCAAGCTGAAGGACGGCGGCACGCTGTTCTCGACCCCCGCGGACATCGACACCGCTGCGTCGAAGATCACCGTGACCGAGATGGACGCGGCATTCACGGCGACCTCGCTGTCTGATGTCGACGCCGCTGTGGTGAATAACGACTTCGTCACCGAGGCTGGCCTGAAGTTTGACGAGGCGCTCTACCAGGATGATCCTGAAGACGAGGGCGCGAAGTTCTTCGTCAACGTGTTCGCGGCGAAGAAGGCTGACGCCGACAACCCGACCTACAAGAAGCTCGTCGAGATCTACCAGAACACCGAAAAGGTGCAGGCAGGTGTGTTCGAGAACTCGGGTGACAGTGCAATTCTGCTGAAGACCCCGGCATCGGAGCTGCAGCAGTACCTCAAGGATTCCGAAGAGCAGGTTCGCAAGAACAAGTAA
- a CDS encoding glyceraldehyde-3-phosphate dehydrogenase → MNQRAVSHLEAWKTKQELAERMIPLIGQLYRDRDIVMSVHGRSLVGRSAIDIIRAHSFARKIDDVELPLEETSAVVEALAEIQPGPVSIDLALLANGFRASGSADLHAYLREALAPALGAQPSKGSDVVLYGFGRIGRLLARIIIEHTGSGNGLNLRAIVVRKGAENDLEKRANLLRRDSVHGPFNGTIKVLPEENVILANGVRIQVIYSNDPADVDYTAYGIEDAILVDNTGRWRDSEGLSQHLKNKGIARVLLTAPGKGDMLNVVYGVNSSSITDAHTILSAASCTTNAITPVLKVINDKFGVKQGHVETVHSYTNDQNLIDNFHKGDRRGRSAALNMVLAETGAAKAVSKALPEFEGKLTGNAIRVPTPDVSMAVLNLQLETETNRDEINSFLEKVSLTGALRTQIDYVESPEIVSTDFVGSNRAGIVDGLATIVTGNTAVLYVWYDNEYGYSCQVVRIIEQLAGSHPAHLPALEA, encoded by the coding sequence ATGAATCAGCGAGCTGTGTCTCACCTCGAGGCTTGGAAGACCAAGCAGGAACTCGCAGAGCGGATGATCCCGCTGATCGGGCAGCTCTACCGTGACCGCGACATTGTAATGTCGGTGCACGGGCGCAGTCTGGTCGGCCGCTCCGCCATTGACATCATTCGCGCGCACAGCTTTGCGCGCAAGATTGACGACGTCGAGCTTCCGCTCGAAGAGACCTCCGCGGTGGTCGAGGCGCTTGCTGAGATCCAGCCCGGGCCGGTATCCATCGATCTCGCGCTCCTCGCGAACGGCTTCCGCGCTTCAGGATCCGCTGACCTGCACGCGTACCTGCGTGAGGCACTTGCGCCGGCGCTCGGTGCTCAGCCCAGCAAGGGCAGCGACGTTGTGCTGTATGGCTTCGGCCGTATCGGCCGCCTGCTCGCGCGCATCATCATTGAGCACACCGGCAGCGGCAACGGCCTAAACTTGCGTGCGATTGTTGTCCGCAAGGGTGCCGAGAATGATCTTGAGAAGCGTGCGAACCTGCTGCGTCGCGATTCTGTTCACGGCCCCTTCAACGGCACGATCAAGGTGCTGCCCGAGGAGAACGTGATCCTCGCCAACGGTGTGCGGATCCAGGTCATCTACTCGAACGACCCGGCCGATGTTGACTACACCGCCTACGGCATCGAGGACGCGATCCTCGTCGACAACACCGGCCGCTGGCGCGACAGCGAAGGCCTCAGCCAGCACCTGAAGAACAAGGGCATCGCTCGCGTGCTGCTGACCGCGCCGGGCAAGGGCGACATGCTGAACGTCGTCTACGGCGTCAACAGCTCAAGCATCACCGATGCGCACACGATTCTGAGCGCTGCTTCGTGCACCACCAACGCGATCACTCCGGTACTCAAGGTCATCAATGACAAGTTCGGCGTGAAGCAGGGGCACGTCGAGACCGTGCACTCGTACACGAACGATCAGAACCTGATCGACAACTTCCACAAGGGCGACCGCCGCGGCCGTTCTGCCGCACTGAATATGGTGCTCGCGGAGACCGGTGCTGCCAAGGCCGTTTCGAAGGCGCTCCCCGAATTTGAAGGCAAGCTCACCGGAAACGCGATCCGCGTGCCTACGCCGGACGTCTCTATGGCGGTCTTGAACCTGCAGCTTGAGACCGAGACCAACCGTGACGAAATCAACTCCTTCCTGGAGAAGGTCTCGCTCACCGGAGCTTTGCGCACCCAGATCGACTACGTTGAGTCGCCGGAGATCGTATCGACGGACTTCGTCGGCTCCAACCGGGCAGGCATCGTTGACGGTCTTGCAACGATCGTGACCGGTAACACCGCCGTGCTGTACGTCTGGTACGACAACGAGTACGGCTACAGCTGCCAGGTCGTGCGGATCATCGAGCAGCTCGCAGGCAGCCACCCGGCACACCTGCCGGCGCTCGAAGCATAG
- a CDS encoding universal stress protein, with protein MSEKYLIGVDGSEQSRVALAWGLARATERGADVELLHVADDSFLSESVAFLSEAQKASEQMLNAEIEYARSLGFTGKITGNAVVGHPIAELEEASRSADLLVLGAHSGSRLAGSFFGTRAVKAAATAHCPVAVIPNNDANPNAAVVVGVDGSEASKKAIAFAAEEASFRGLALVAVYAWMPPLTPGLEYLWSEELVDSQRSAAEEAIAIGVAGLATRYPDLEIRREIVQAPPVAALVQAAEGAELVVVGSRGRGGLSRLLLGSVSHGVLQALPCPVIVTRA; from the coding sequence ATGTCCGAGAAGTATCTCATTGGAGTAGACGGATCAGAGCAGAGCAGGGTTGCCCTCGCCTGGGGCCTTGCTCGCGCAACCGAGCGCGGCGCAGATGTCGAGCTCCTGCATGTTGCCGATGACTCGTTCCTATCAGAGAGTGTTGCCTTCCTCTCGGAGGCGCAGAAAGCCTCCGAGCAGATGCTGAACGCGGAGATCGAGTACGCGCGCAGTCTCGGCTTTACGGGCAAGATCACCGGTAACGCGGTGGTCGGTCACCCGATCGCCGAACTCGAAGAGGCATCGCGTAGCGCTGATCTTCTGGTGCTCGGCGCTCACAGCGGCAGCCGTCTCGCCGGATCCTTCTTTGGCACCCGCGCAGTGAAGGCCGCCGCTACCGCGCACTGCCCGGTGGCGGTGATCCCGAACAACGACGCGAACCCCAATGCGGCCGTCGTCGTCGGTGTCGACGGATCCGAAGCCTCGAAGAAGGCAATCGCGTTTGCCGCCGAGGAAGCTTCCTTCCGCGGTCTCGCGCTCGTCGCGGTCTATGCGTGGATGCCGCCGCTCACCCCGGGGCTGGAGTACCTGTGGAGTGAAGAACTCGTTGATTCGCAGCGCTCGGCCGCCGAGGAAGCGATCGCTATCGGCGTTGCGGGGCTCGCAACCCGCTACCCGGATCTCGAGATCCGGCGCGAGATCGTGCAGGCGCCCCCGGTTGCCGCTCTTGTGCAGGCAGCGGAGGGCGCTGAACTGGTGGTCGTGGGAAGCCGCGGTCGCGGTGGTCTCTCCCGGCTACTCCTCGGTTCGGTCAGCCACGGCGTGCTCCAGGCGCTCCCCTGCCCGGTGATTGTGACGCGGGCGTAG
- a CDS encoding MBL fold metallo-hydrolase — MTAVKIERLITSGFIGTGQPGLPPEGIKLENNVWFVGDDTEVLVIDAAHDAEEIVRTVGERDTLGILLTHGHEDHIGAAVEAARLLDTHIYLHPDDLFLWDQLYEEASPDFQLTEGATFSVAGVDLTAVHTPGHTPGSMCFVAQDLNTVFSGDTLFQGGPGATRWEYSSFPQIVESIQTSLFTLPGSMTVQPGHGDHTSIEAEAPALDAWLARGW; from the coding sequence ATGACCGCGGTCAAGATCGAGCGGCTCATCACCTCCGGGTTCATTGGTACCGGGCAACCGGGACTTCCCCCGGAGGGGATCAAGCTCGAAAACAACGTCTGGTTTGTTGGGGATGACACCGAGGTGCTCGTCATCGACGCGGCGCACGATGCTGAGGAGATTGTGCGGACCGTGGGCGAGCGCGACACGCTCGGGATCCTCCTGACCCACGGACACGAGGACCACATTGGTGCTGCAGTTGAGGCAGCCAGACTTCTCGATACCCACATCTATTTACACCCGGATGACCTGTTTCTTTGGGACCAGCTCTACGAAGAAGCCAGCCCTGACTTTCAGCTCACTGAAGGTGCGACGTTTTCGGTCGCCGGCGTTGATCTCACTGCAGTGCACACCCCGGGCCACACCCCAGGGTCGATGTGTTTTGTCGCGCAGGATCTGAACACGGTGTTTTCGGGCGACACACTCTTCCAGGGTGGACCGGGGGCCACCCGCTGGGAGTACTCAAGTTTCCCGCAGATCGTCGAATCGATTCAGACCAGCTTGTTCACGCTGCCCGGCAGCATGACCGTGCAGCCGGGTCACGGCGATCACACCAGTATCGAGGCTGAAGCCCCGGCGCTTGACGCCTGGCTCGCGCGGGGCTGGTGA
- a CDS encoding glutathione S-transferase family protein, translating into MSAQNEYSTRGSYVTDGEAFERDTQYIEDRIVADPDAVRQLPAPPASKIGTVGAGLSDGAQAWPVEPHRYRLVAARACPWANRTLIVRRLLGLEDVISIGLPGPVHDARSWTFDLDPDGRDPVLGTERLQSNYFARFPDYPRGITVPAIVDIPSGAVVTNDYPQITLDFSTEWREFHREGAPDLLPVEHREEMWPLMNRVFTEVNNGVYRCGFAGSQAAYDEAYARLWSTLDWLEDRLATRRFLMGDRITEADVRLFTTLVRFDPVYHGHFKTNRQRLSEMPHLWAYARDLFQTPGFGDTVDFQEIKEHYYITHSDINPTGIVPAGPDLSDWLEPHGRENLGDAPFGAGTAPGPVPPHERVTAGHNPMYPAGD; encoded by the coding sequence GTGTCAGCACAAAACGAGTACTCGACCAGGGGAAGCTACGTCACCGACGGAGAAGCCTTCGAACGCGATACGCAGTACATCGAGGATCGCATCGTCGCGGATCCGGATGCCGTGCGTCAGCTCCCCGCTCCACCCGCATCGAAGATTGGCACGGTTGGCGCTGGCCTCAGCGACGGGGCACAGGCGTGGCCGGTCGAGCCGCACCGCTACCGACTGGTTGCGGCACGGGCGTGCCCGTGGGCGAACCGAACGCTCATCGTGCGCAGGCTCCTGGGTCTTGAAGATGTGATCTCTATCGGGCTTCCCGGCCCCGTGCATGACGCCCGATCCTGGACCTTTGATCTGGATCCCGACGGGCGCGATCCAGTGCTTGGCACTGAACGGCTGCAAAGCAACTACTTCGCCAGGTTCCCCGATTATCCACGTGGGATCACCGTCCCCGCGATCGTGGACATACCCTCGGGCGCTGTCGTCACCAATGACTACCCCCAAATCACGCTCGACTTCTCGACCGAGTGGCGGGAGTTTCATCGCGAGGGCGCGCCCGATCTTCTCCCGGTTGAGCATCGCGAGGAAATGTGGCCGCTCATGAACCGCGTGTTCACCGAGGTCAACAATGGCGTGTATCGCTGCGGCTTTGCGGGCAGTCAGGCGGCCTACGACGAGGCGTACGCACGTTTGTGGTCGACGCTCGATTGGCTTGAGGATCGCCTCGCGACTCGCAGGTTCCTGATGGGGGATCGCATCACCGAGGCGGACGTGCGACTCTTCACCACGCTTGTCCGCTTTGATCCCGTGTATCACGGTCATTTCAAGACGAACCGTCAACGCCTGAGCGAGATGCCACATCTGTGGGCCTACGCACGCGATCTATTCCAGACACCCGGCTTTGGCGACACTGTTGATTTCCAAGAGATCAAAGAGCACTACTACATCACGCACAGTGACATCAATCCCACGGGGATCGTCCCCGCCGGCCCGGATCTTTCCGACTGGCTCGAACCGCACGGACGCGAGAACCTTGGCGACGCGCCATTTGGGGCAGGCACTGCTCCGGGACCGGTCCCACCACATGAGCGTGTCACCGCGGGTCACAATCCCATGTACCCCGCGGGAGACTGA